One Panicum virgatum strain AP13 chromosome 9K, P.virgatum_v5, whole genome shotgun sequence genomic region harbors:
- the LOC120647333 gene encoding uncharacterized protein LOC120647333, whose amino-acid sequence MINLFDLSVGASAKVASRDGSPVRGTRSERMEYAGSKTVTGYTRRSSSDRSGGMPMKMLIAQEMAKEGDTSQKTANVVAKLMGLDDNMDLPKHPPSNRSFPDGHLSATLARVNNQMSYEKRASSIEDVEYKDVYEVGYQPPRGECLSSESPRRPYEDHDKQRMDLVRQKFIEAKQLASHDNILQSKEFHDALEVLNSNKDLFLKFLEEPNSLFAKQSGELHSAPTSPQRKRITVLKPSKSVDRKGDKAIKRQKKHAVDGNRAERSKNHKSDAAHLKVERLPKHTRIVVLKPTSTIASMEQFEQYYHADLDDSEAPAVSRRLSDEIDWSIHGMHRRHYESLQGCIQSDTISTGRPYDHHAEEGGTSLCDSNIGTPTSHHTWDYIYRFSNPYFGSSLSHASCSPEPHATREAKKYTSDRWEIVPSSEITQEKVAVRRSLSTLGEMLAMPDMKKEEVADQASPDATKQLCSNEPTVGVSSNCVVDVGEGGRSLRKISRSRSVPVSSLAFDSLRLDGGCSVSQHKESTVTKEVKPKNGKSSLKGKISSFFSKRKKAEKEKVSPSPVGTPNNQVLSASTAEIGKSDVPEHVCTSLQDGVALGYLEERFENELTVVPVHELKAPSTSKSPVSLEKALSFEIHNSHFDQPSPTSVLDAQFEDVNEKSPISSESAITVKQEPLSRSLPIGSIARTLSWDDASQEAPLCCAQDDSHEQEQYEFVEKILTSAGFCNEKAKDIFVRWHSLDCPLDPVVFDQLLERKVEDAKCRERRSNQRLLIDSVNVALLDIGQSKLWGAYPCTARYSNAPRVATCDVLVIDEAWRLIRSWLLDDENDIAGLGDHAGLAADWVVCKEIHGKGWSEMLRLEVDEISKEICGDVLNKLVEEAFSELADAGCH is encoded by the exons ATGATCAACCTCTTTGATTTGAGCGTTGGAGCCAGCGCCAAGGTCGCCTCAAGAGATG GCTCTCCGGTGAGAGGAACTCGATCAGAACGGATGGAGTACGCTGGATCAAAGACA GTGACTGGCTACACAAGGAGGAGCTCGTCGGATAGATCAGGTGGTATGCCAATGAAAATGCTGATAGCTCAGGAAATGGCTAAGGAGGGTGACACAAGTCAGAAGACAGCTAATGTTGTGGCAAAGCTGATGGGGCTTGATGATAATATGGATCTTCCTAAGCATCCACCTTCTAACAGGAGTTTTCCCGATGGCCATTTATCTGCTACATTGGCAAGAGTTAACAACCAAATGTCATATGAGAAGCGTGCAAGTTCAATTGAAGATGTGGAGTACAAGGATGTCTATGAAGTTGGCTACCAGCCGCCAAGAGGTGAATGTCTGAGCAGTGAATCTCCAAGGAGGCCATATGAAGATCATGACAagcaaaggatggatcttgtcCGGCAGAAATTTATTGAAGCAAAGCAGCTAGCATCACATGATAATATCCTCCAGTCAAAGGAATTTCATGATGCTCTTGAAGTCCTGAATTCAAACAAAGATTTGTTTCTCAAATTTCTTGAAGAACCTAACTCGCTCTTTGCAAAGCAATCTGGAGAACTTCATTCTGCACCAACATCACCTCAGAGAAAACGCATTACTGTGTTGAAGCCTTCGAAATCAGTGGACAGAAAGGGTGACAAAGCAATTAAAAGGCAAAAAAAACATGCAGTTGACGGGAATAGAGCAGAAAGGAGCAAAAATCACAAGTCTGATGCTGCTCATTTGAAAGTTGAAAGGCTTCCGAAACACACCCGGATAGTGGTGTTGAAACCTACCTCAACGATTGCTTCTATGGAGCAATTTGAGCAATATTATCATGCCGATCTGGATGATTCTGAAGCACCTGCTGTATCAAGGCGTTTGAGTGATGAGATAGATTGGTCGATACACGGAATGCATCGACGCCACTATGAATCTTTGCAGGGTTGCATACAGTCTGATACTATTAGCACAGGTAGACCATATGATCACCATGCTGAAGAAGGGGGCACTAGCTTATGTGACTCAAATATTGGAACTCCAACATCACATCATACTTGGGATTACATCTACCGGTTTAGCAATCCTTACTTTGGCTCGTCTTTGAGCCATGCTTCTTGTTCCCCTGAGCCACATGCGACTAGGGAGGCTAAGAAATATACTTCTGACAGATGGGAAATTGTTCCATCCAGTGAGATAACCCAGGAAAAGGTGGCAGTGCGAAGAAGTTTGAGCACACTTGGTGAAATGCTTGCTATGCCTGATATGAAGAAAGAAGAGGTTGCTGATCAAGCATCTCCGGATGCTACGAAACAGTTGTGCAGCAATGAGCCAACAGTTGGTGTATCATCTAATTGTGTTGTTGATGTTGGTGAGGGAGGAAGATCCCTAAGGAAGATCTCAAGGTCAAGATCTGTTCCAGTCTCTTCATTAGCTTTTGACAGCCTAAGGTTAGATGGTGGATGTTCAGTTTCTCAACATAAAGAATCTACAGTGACAAAGGAGGTCAAACCTAAGAATGGGAAGTCATCTCTGAAGGGAAAGATATCGAGTTTCTTCTCAAAACGTAAGAAAGCAGAAAAAGAGAAGGTTAGCCCATCTCCTGTAGGAACCCCGAATAATCAAGTTTTGTCGGCCAGTACTGCAGAAATTGGTAAATCAGATGTTCCAGAACATGTTTGTACTAGCTTACAAGATGGGGTTGCTTTGGGCTATTTGGAAGAGCGGTTCGAGAATGAACTAACTGTAGTTCCGGTTCATGAACTTAAAGCACCCTCTACTTCTAAG TCTCCAGTTTCCCTTGAAAAGGCACTGTCATTTGAGATTCACAATTCCCACTTCGACCAGCCTAGCCCTACATCAGTTCTTGATGCTCAATTTGAGGATGTCAATGAGAAATCCCCCATTTCATCAGAGAGCGCAATTACTGTTAAACAAG AACCTCTATCCAGGTCGCTTCCAATTGGATCAATTGCAAGGACCTTATCATGGGATGATGCTTCTCAAGAAGCTCCGTTGTGCTGTGCCCAAGATGATAGCCATGAGCAAGAACAATATGAATTTGTCGAGAAGATTCTAACGTCTGCTGGGTTCTGTAATGAGAAGGCCAAAGACATCTTTGTTCGGTGGCATTCACTTGACTGCCCTTTGGACCCAGTTGTGTTTGACCAACTGTTGGAACGCAAAGTAGAAGATGCCAAGTGCAGAGAGAGACGGTCAAACCAGAGGCTCCTCATTGATTCTGTCAATGTTGCCCTACTAGACATTGGTCAAAGTAAACTTTGGGGTGCATACCCTTGCACTGCACGGTATTCCAATGCACCTAGAGTTGCTACATGTGATGTGCTAGTAATCGATGAAGCGTGGAGGTTAATAAGAAGTTGGCTCCTCGATGATGAGAACGATATTGCCGGTTTGGGAGACCATGCAGGCCTTGCAGCGGATTGGGTTGTCTGTAAGGAGATTCATGGCAAAGGGTGGTCCGAAATGCTGAGGTTGGAGGTGGATGAAATCAGCAAGGAGATATGCGGGGATGTCCTGAACAAGTTGGTTGAGGAGGCATTTTCAGAGCTTGCTGATGCTGGGTGCCATTGA